AAAATGGAGAGAAATTTAAAATTGGAACGGACGAAAACGGTAtagctattattatttttttttcatttgttttatttcaattcATTTTGAGTTTGTAATTTTGATCAGTCGATTTCTCAAGGACTTGTATTGCCAAAAAGTAATGAGCACATCGACTACTTCCAACCTTGCTGCAACAGTTAACCAGTACTACGGGTTGTTAGACTGAAGCATATTGGCATGTTTTTAATCGTTAATTTTTATTTTCGATAGGACATACAGTTTTTTAGCCACAATGTAGTTAAATAAAGAGATACATCTGGAATATATTGGGTTTTCATTGGCGTTAGCTGTAAAATGTACAGACATGCTATATGGGTTTAGGGCAACTCTGCCTTGTTTTCAGATTACAGAAAAGTCATCCTCGTTTAGAAATGTAGATATATTCTTTTTATGGACTTTTGATGTGGTTAATATAATGAGTCCAATCCTTTCAGTATTAGTGGTGGCTAAATTTTGCTGATGCTTGTGAGGCAACCAGCTGAGATTCAGACCCTGCAAATGTTACAGTCTAAACaccacattaaaaaataaataaatagaaaaacaggattatcctctAATTTTCCCCTGACATTATTCTTACTTCTCTGAAACAGACTCCaacataaataacaaaaagCATTCAGGTATGATTGCTATTTCCAAATGTCTCTGaacttgttttttcttcttagtGGAACCACTTTAAATATGCCACATTAACTAGACCGTCTCCAGTCGTCCCTGTACTTTTTCATTCAAATTTGTATTAATTGTCTTCATGCTTTTTCCTCCATATGTACTGCATCAACATCTTAAGAGCTTTAGCACGCTCACCACAGGGCAAGCTATTGTTTAAGAATATCACGAGTTTCTCATCATAGAAATTTGTAGCATGATGGGGAAGGCTCAGTAAAGACCATTTTCTTTGCATTCAAACTAAATCACAAGTCCCATCATAGCAAAGTCTAAGCACACAGCGCACCAGCGAGCAACCATGGGTGTGTTGTTATGATTAGCACTGGTGAAGGCAGCGTTTAGACCTGCATAGTGCAGTGAAGTCTCTCAGTGCTACAGGGTCGGTGGTACTCTAGGACAGTTGTCTGCGAGCTCAGGCGGTAATTACAGCCTCTCAGATGTGATTATACAGCAGCCGCGCCCTGTTGACCCCTCCCTCCGCGGCTCCCTCCACCGTTCTCCCGCTCTTTCATGCCACCTCTTTCTCAGTCACTCCTCGCATGTCCTCGATTagattgttgaaaaaaaaaattttttttaatttaaaattttttgtactgtatacacacaccaTTCATGCCCCTACATCTGTTAACATATTCAAGCCATACCGGCGTAGCAGTGTTCTTATCTGCCATCTGTTTATAAGCAGCCCCCTTCCCTCAAAAAATGGTATAGCTCAAATGATCAATGGTAAGGTGTTTGGAGTATGGGCGACAGATGAGATACAGTATGACGACGTGTCTCACTGAAAAACGTGATGTACATTTGTTTGTCTGTCCACGTCCCCTCTGCCACATAGATGTCAAGCCCTCCAACATCCTGGTCAACTCTCGCGGGGAGATCAAgctgtgtgactttggtgtgaGCGGCCAGCTCATAGATTCCATGGCCAACTCCTTTGTTGGAACGCGCTCCTACATGTCGGTGAGTCAGCTCTGCACGCCTGCGCCCCCACCCCTTTTCCTCTGGCCCTATCCCCACTTTCCTTCTCCTCTTTTCTCACATTGCTCTTGTTCACTGGCCCCGCCCTCTGCCTTCCCTACCTCTGGCCCTCCCTCACTCCCCTGCCAAGAACCGAGGGCTGTGCCCAGGAAAGGGCTCTTTGGCAAGGAGCGAGGCAACTGTGCTCGCTCCTTCTCGTCCTTCTCTCCCCTCACTCTTGGACACCTGGTGGGTGCAGTGGCGAAAGCTGCTCGTCTGTCTCGTCCCTTACCCACAAGGCACCAGTGGTGTAGAGACACTTGTCCTTTCATCATTatttcctacacacacacacacacacacacacacacacacacacacacacacacacacacacacctgtctttGCTCACCCGTCTAACTAAAGCTACTCTTCACTTCCTGCCAAACCCTCCCATCCTCTGTCCTCTTACCCTCACCACACCCCAGCTCTCTTTGCCATAACACCCCCCCCCATTATCCTCTCCACCACTTCCTGTACCTTCCCCACCCACTCCTCTGCCCAACCCTCTCTCCTGCCTGGCGTCTTGGCTCTACTCGCTCCCTCTGACGTAGATTCTGTGTTTCTCAACAGCCGGAGAGACTGCAGGGCACTCACTACTCGGTTCAGTCTGACGTGTGGAGCATGGGTCTGTCCCTGGTGGAGTTGGCGATTGGCCGCTACCCCATCCCCCCACCAGAAGCCAAAGAGCTGGAGGCCATCTTCGGACGTGCCATTATGGACGGGGCCGAGGGAGAGCCTCACACCAACATGCAGAGGCCCAGACCACCGGGCAGACCCGTGAGCGGTAGGAATcgcaaaaacattttcacacacGTACATGCAGATTTGTACAGACTTGGCAGTAACagcattttaacattcatgttttcAGGATAAAGgcattcaaatataaaataaactttGCTCAAGAAACGATTTCAATCAATTTGTTacggagggagaaaaaaatctaGTGGTGTCCATGATGTGCAACTTCTCCACAGGTCATGGGATGGACAGTAGACCAGCGATGGCCATCTTTGAACTTTTGGACTACATTGTGAATGAGGTTTGAGAAAGCACTTATTTGCATAAACGCACATTTCtctacacacaaccacacagtgTATGTTTGCTTTAATTCGgttttttgaccttttttgaTTCTTGGTTCCTCCTTAGCCACCCCCTAAACTGCCACTTGGGGTATTCACCAACGACTTTCAAGACTTTGTGACAAAATGGTGAGTGTCTGCAACGACATTTTTAGAGTTggctgcaacaacaaaaaagtgcaTTGCTCTTATCGGTTTTTACGCAAAAGTGAATCATGAGAAGTAGATAAGGAGTGTTATGTACAAGATGGTCGCAGAAACTAGTTTAGTAAGAttgtttgaaaaaataaaatccaacttaATCCTTTATTTACAGGATCAGTTTTATAGTCTCACTTGTCAGTAACCTTTTTTGGTGTCATTTGTGTCTGCAGTTTGATCAAAAACCCAGCTGAAAGGGCAGATCTGAAGATGTTGATGGTGGGTACCTGAACTTGGTCTTCATGTACTGTATCTGTGTGATAGTTTGATTGccggtttatttattttttgtgctaATGATGgtagcagtaaaaaaaaaacaatggtattccttttgtttttctttcagagTCACACATTCATCAAAAGATCAGAAGTGGAGGAAGTGGACTTTGCTGGCTGGTTGTGCAAAACCATGGGCCTCAACCAGCCCAGTACTCCCACCCGCGGCACTGAGTGAACAGGCCCCCACTGTCCTGACACACCTTCGGTCTTGCTTGCATACACATCAATATACTGCAcctacacacacgtacacacacgtacacaagcCATCCCACACATTGGCactttttttctatctttctctTGGGGAAAACGATCTTCCCCCACATTTATTTCTTCACCAGCAGCAGGGCCCGTTGAGTCATTGTACCCCAGCTTCACCATGCCAGTGTCAAGAGTAGCCACAGCTCATGTTTCCACACTGCAACAGCGGATGTAAAGCACTGAAGGGCTGCCAGTGTGTCAGCTGAATTTGCATTGATTGACAAACTTCTTTTGTATTGTTGAATATACTGTattcatctttttctttttttatggcaACAGTTGATGGCTTGTGTGACTTGTATTTTAACAAATGACCTGCTGTAGAGATTTCCATACAAAGAAATCCGAACATATCACCTACTTGCAAATTCTAAATTGGTTTTATCAAAGGTGAATGCActtattttgatttaaaatccCTTTGTCAAATGTATTCATGCTAAAATGACCAGAGACCTTGCAATTCAATGTAATTAATTGTTAGTAGAGAGTTCagggcgtgtgtgtgcgcgtgtgcgtgtgtgcgtgcgtgcgtgcgtgtgtgtgtgtgtgtgttcattttcactttttggTAAATGAGTGATCACTCTAAAGATCCCTTTGTGAACAATGTCACAAACCAAAGAGGGTACTCATGACTAAATGTTTTCAGTGCGTGATCAGTTTGTTTTCATATGCACATTCATGAACAGTATATTGGTgtattttaagctttttgattgttttttttgttttgttttcttcttctaatcCGTGGTCTACACTCGGCGTTGACATTGTTTCCTCAACATACATTTCAATGCGCATCCCACACTGGGGCTCTCACATGGGAGGAGTCCTATGCTGTGGATGCCTGATATATGCCAGAATGTCATTAATTGACATTGAGAAAACAATGATCAAAATGTATTCAAGGGATGATATAGCATGGTTTATCTttctaatactgtatgtgtattttttttttcccaagatCATGATTGGGATGATGATCTATTTTTATCAAAAGCCTGAATCTCTGCAATGTCAATATGAAATTTCAATCATGTTGactaattcaattttttttttttttttttttttcctctttgttGTTGGTCTGTACTTTCCCCTGAAGTGTATTTGGTTATGCTTTCACTGTACTGCTACATGTGGCGCTCCAAGCTTTCTCTTGGGACACAACCAGCCTAAAGGCGTGCTTTTGGAAAAGGGTTGAAATACATTTGACAACCCTTACCATGTGATTTTAACCCAATTAATTATGGTGAAAATACAACCCAAAGTTGAGTGGCACTTCAGACGTTTCAAGTAGTACAAGGGGtttgactgaacattttaaCCCAGGTCAGTGTTGCTcacatggtggtggtggtgttacTTGCTAGCCTGCCGTCTTGCTAGAGCTGTTGTATTCTCTGCTTATGGCTGCCCTTtcttatccccccccccccaaagaaaAGTGCATCCGTTCAGACAAAATGGATGCATTGTCACTTGTATGTGTACAAAGCTATATACAAAAATTACAGGAGTACTATTTTGCAGTCTTAATATACAAATTTTTGATTTATGTAAATGACAAGGGAGAAGAgtcattttattataatataaaaatgtgttgGATATGGTTATAATGtataaaaagattaaaataaaacttattTGTGAATGTACTGTACGTTATTTCATTCATGACAGCCATTTATGCAGCTATGTCTAACAGCCTTACCAGAAATTGTACCACACCAATAAGATAGATAGAAATGCTTTTGTCATTGTACTAAACACAACGAAATATTATAAATGTATCCATTTTCAACAAAACAATAACCATACAGACAACAGTGAAGAAACATATAGATATATTACAGTGACACAACTACAGACCCCATTTTAGAGTAGACCTCAATAGTGaatattttgaaatgttttactTCATGATTATGAATTGATATAGTTACTGTCAGGGTCCT
The Perca fluviatilis chromosome 9, GENO_Pfluv_1.0, whole genome shotgun sequence genome window above contains:
- the map2k2a gene encoding dual specificity mitogen-activated protein kinase kinase 2a; translation: MAPKRRPVPLNITPIGEGQATSNTIDAASEANLEALQKKLGELDLDEQQRKRLEAFLTQKAQVGELKDEDFDPICELGAGNGGVVNKVRHKPSGLVMARKLIHLEIKPAIRNQIIRELQVLHECNSPYIVGFYGAFYSDGEISICMEHMDGGSLDQVLKEARRIPEEILGKVSIAVLRGLAYLREKHQIMHRDVKPSNILVNSRGEIKLCDFGVSGQLIDSMANSFVGTRSYMSPERLQGTHYSVQSDVWSMGLSLVELAIGRYPIPPPEAKELEAIFGRAIMDGAEGEPHTNMQRPRPPGRPVSGHGMDSRPAMAIFELLDYIVNEPPPKLPLGVFTNDFQDFVTKCLIKNPAERADLKMLMSHTFIKRSEVEEVDFAGWLCKTMGLNQPSTPTRGTE